The genomic stretch CACCTGTAAATTTCAAACCCTAATGCAGGCTGAGGGTCCTGGGGTTGCAAGCCCCATGCGCCATGTTCTTGTTTTGTGTGTACCTGCAGACAATCTGGATGAGGCGAGAGAGCAGAAGGAAGAGAGCCTTCCAGACCCGTCGGCTGTGCCCCACACTCCCCCCAGCACCCCTGTCAAGCTTGAAGAAGGTGAGCTCTGGCGGAGGCGGGGGTGCGGTGGCCCTGATGTGGGAGGGTGCATGCCTGTGCACTGGCACCTAGTTGTGGCACTAGTTCTGTTAACCTGAATAAAGAAGTGTGCAGGCCTGACCCAGCTCTGGAGTCCTTCTggcctctcctcctccatctgTTCTGTGCTGGGTAACCTGAGGCAGAACAGAGTCCAGCCATTATGATCGTGGGAGGGCAACTTCAGGGTGGGACCCACCACGGTTCTTGTGCCAGCTTTGCCCGTTGCTTGCCTACTTACCATCCTTCGTCATGTCGAGAGGGCACCTGAGTGCCTTCCATTGTCGGGCTGCAGGATGCTTGACCTGCCACACCAGGCAGGTGCCGAGAGGCTGTGTATACCCTGCTCGCCTCTCGGACTGTCGCACGTCCGTGGTGTGTGATCTGACACGTCTGTGTCTCAGTCTCGTACATCTGTGTCTCCCGTGAAGCCTGTGGCTTCCCTCCCCATTCTGTGTCCTACAAGAGTGGCTCGGCCTTTCTTGTGGAACCCGGTGGCTGTGACTGAGTGCATAGACTCTCTCCTGTGCTTCTCTTTCTCGCCGCCGCCTTTCAACAGGAGCTGGATGTGCTAAAGAGTACCTGCTGCCCTAGTAAGTACTGCCCGCGCCTGGCGCTCTGCTCTCACACCCCTGCCTCTGCTTTGCCTTGTTCTCCTGCTTCTTTGTtgtttattaagttttgttttctgtttattcaaaacaaaaacagaggccCTCTTTTTTTTGTACCCAACCCTTCAGTGGCCTCCCCATGAGTGAGTTTACCTGAGCACTGTGCAGGGCAGCGGCCTGCATGGACGGTGGGATGGACTGTCTGGGGCCACCACATACTGCACAGTGTTGCTCAGAGCAGCCTGGATCTAAAAATGGAGTTTTTAAGTTCATCCTCTGAGAATCTCTCTTGATGGTTGGGTCAGATGTAAAAGCAGATGAGGTTCTGCCAGGTGGGTTCTTCCACTAGGTGCATGGAGTCCTGTTTATTTGGACCTGTGTTTAAACTGGCATTGGCAATTTGAAGTGAGCTGAAGAGGGTATTAATACTTTTTAGGAAATGTGACATTTGTCAAAATGATGGAAAGTTAGAGTGCATGCTGGGGCCTCTATCTTGGAGCGTTAGCTGCTATGAGCTTGGCAGAGGGAGCCCTAATCCCTCCGGGTGGGGAGGTGCCTGCACCCCCAGCCTTCCCTCCTGCTGTAAGTGTGGCGTGGAGTGAGGGAAGAGGGCAACGAGTAGGGTGGACTGTGGGGCACCTCCTGCTCCCTAAGCTACAGCAGTGTGGGGCCTGGAACATGTGTGGCCAGGCCTCTCCAGCCCCGCGTAGCTCCCGGTCCTGAGCTGTGCTTGACTTCTGAGTACTAAGTGGTTTGGTGTTGCCTAACATGCAGCTGCTTGTTACTTTGTAGACTACGTAAAACCTCCAACACTGGTGTCCCTGGGGTGGGTGTAGGCATGTGGGTAGATGGAAATCAGCCACACCTAGGCTTTCTGGAGATAGGTGACATTTTGCTCTTTCCTGTTGAGTTATTCAGATTGTGAGGATGGcttgattttgttattgttgtttctgTAACTTCCCTtatagttcatttttcttttcactctccAGCCTAAATGGCTTTGTTTTCTTGGAGGTCTGTGCTCCTGGGGTCTGGGGTTCGCTCATGGTTCTCTCCTGGCTGCCCTTGGGGAAGACCAGATGTTGTGGAACCAATTCTAGTCTTAATTTTAGTCCAGAGCTCAGCATGAAGGCTGTGCTCCTCAGGAAGCTGGAGATGCTCCCCACCGGAGGCGCCAGACAGCCTTGGAGACAGACCTTTTCTAACGTTAGCTTCACCCAGCTAAGGTAGAGAAGGTCTAGTTAGAGCTTCTTGTCTTGGAAAACGCAGAGTCCCTTGAGTGGCCGCTCCTTCTGCTGACATTAGGCAGCTGGCGACCAGGCAGGAGCCCTAAAGCCTTTCTCCCACTCCCACCCTGCTGCCAGACCTCCTGCAGGAGCCGGCTCCCGGAGACGACAGCGATGCTGCCACCTTCAAGCCGATGCTACCTGACCTGTCCCCCAACGAGCCTTCAGAAGCACTTGGCTTCTCGACTctagaggaggaggaagcccagggTCCCCCAAGCCCTACCCCAGACCCCGCTGCTGACCCTGAGCCAGCCTCAGCCCTAGTAGCTGAGGAGACGGCCCCCCCAGCTGCCGAGGAGGGGTCTGCTGTGGATCCCGGCAGCGACGGGTCTCCAGGCAAGTCCCCgtctaagaagaagaagaagttccgcactccttccttcctgaagaAGAGCAAGAAGAGGGGCGACTCCTGAAGGCCCGGCCTGCACTGTTCTGTCTGAAGCAGCCCTGAATCTGCCAGAGTCCCTGGTTATGTCTGTGTTCTGTCCTCTTGTGTAATGGAATGCGAAAAGCCAAGCCCTCTACCTAGCTAGGCCCCTCCTGCCTGTGCCCAGCCCCATGCAGACCGGTGCTGACCGCCCACATGTGcactctgccccccccccccccccccccgcccacctCCACCTCGGGTTCTGGGGGAGATGGGCCTCTAAATCATGGTCCTGGCTGGAACTGGAAGGCACCAGAGGCTTCTACCAGCTCTGGCACTGTCCCCCTGGGCCTTGACCACGTCATCCTTCCTGTTGTGAAATAACTCTGCTCGGCTTCCTCTTCACCCCAAGGTGTCTCAGGTGACTGAATCCAACTTGTGGTTTTTGCTGGTGTCACCTGCTCAGTGACCCCCCTCTTTCCTGCACACAGCCTTGGTGCTGTGCAGCACTCCTGTGCCCACCCCGTGGCCCCAGGGCTGCCTTGAAGAGGTGGGTTTGGGCAGGATGCTGGGCCTGCACATGCCCAGTGCTATGCTCCCTATGGGCTGATGAACAGCCCCCACCATAACCAGATTCACAGGGAAGGGGATGCCCAGAGGGGAGAAGAGTCTTTTCTTTTGGCAGGTTTGCAATTTAGCTTCCTTTTTCACTAAATGTGAACAGAtcactttagttttctttctggAGCCTCTGGCAGACTGCAGGGAGCACTGCCTGCCTGTGTGGGGGTTCAGAACTGATGGCAGGCTGTTCCCACCCTAACTCGGCCTACAAGATGCCCAGGTTCTGATGAAAGTGAACTCAAGACAGAAGTCTTGACTCGGTGGCCTCTTGCACCCTTCTCTCCTCTGTCAATACTGCTGTGAATCTTCACTCAACTCATCCCTGGAAAAGGGCTGGAGGCTGCTCAGGGGGTGGCTAGATAAGTCCTCAAAGGTGCCAGGAGCTGTGGGGTGCCTGCCAGGGGGCCCAGAGGTGTCCCACCAGGGAGCGGCGGGTAGCACCGGTGCCACATCTTCAGCATGGTGGGCTGAACGCCCACAACCCCACCAACACCGTGCCTGAGCGGGACCCGAGGCTGGTGGCAGGGTGGCCCAGGGCCTGCTGCCAAGGTGGCATATAGTTTCCCACCTTCGTCCTGGACCCTGCCTTTTGTCCCTcctcaccccctccccctgccccataTACGCAGTGACCTTCAGTTTTCACTTTTGTAGTCTAATTCTTTGTATCACAACATGAAACGTAGTTGCACTCACGATGCAGACGCCTGTGTGTCCTTTCCTCATTGTAACATGTTTTACTCACAAATAAACTCTTGAAGCAGTTTCTGTCCGAgtatttttcttgccttaaaGTAGGATTTCCAAGTTTTCGTGTctccccccccacctttttttgagatggggcgggtcttgctgtgttgcccaggccaGTCTGTCAACCCAGGGGCTCAGTGACcccttgcctcagtctccaggcAGTTTGGGTCGCCTATCCTTGCCATTGCGGCCACCGCCAGTCAGCTGTTCCCTACAGCTGTGGACTGGGAACGTGCATCTAACGTGCATCTAACTTAGTGCCCCTGCTGGGCCTCCCTGGGGAACCTGAGGTGGCATTTGGAAGCTGCTGGACAGGGCACTGAGCACATGAGCCTGTCCTGATAGTCTGTCCCCCAAATGTGAGTAGACCAAGCCTCACTGGAATAGGAACAGCAGTGTGGCCATATCTGATGGGGAGGGGTCGGGAATAGCGACAGCCTAAGGCTCTGCCTCTTGTCTGCCAGCAGGACTGACCACAGGTTTGGGTCCGTGCCTGACTCCCCAAGCATCTGCTGAGGAGGACACAGGCTCCGGGACCCTGTGTTCTGTCCTAACTAAGAGCCACCCAGCTGCAGTTTCAGCTCTTGGTGGTGGCTGGTGGGGCAGAACAGAAAGGCACCTGGTGGAAAATAGTTGCTTTATTGATCGTTAAGAAGCCTGGGCAGTGGCCAACAACACCAATGAGAGGAACGAACAGAAAACTTGATGTTCTTGGAGTCACCAACCCTGCCTGGGCCTCTGGAGTGAGAAGAGGGTAAGGCTGCCCAGACTCGCCCCATCCCACCCCGGGGTGGGGGAAGAGTGGGCAAGCCTCTCTTCCTAGCCTGGGAGGGCAGGGAGTTGGGGGCAGGGGCTCTGGTCCAGGCTCCCACTTAGAGCAAGGGTGGCCCCGTGTGGGCCACGCAGCTCAGCTACTCGGCCTTGAGAATGGGCGCTGGATGTCTCAGCTTCagcaagaggaggaaggggaacaggaagaGCCCCGAGCACACGGTGAAGCAGACCTGGGCCCCAGCCAGCCAGTACACTGTGGAGAGTCGGACAGGCTCACCCGGGGCCCCAGGACCGAGGACCCCCACACCCCCCACTCCCTGTCAGGCCAAGTGGGGAGCCAAGAGCAGCGCTGGGTAGCCGAGGGGTCACACAGCACACTGAATGCTGTCCCACAGCCCTCACCTGAGGCAGCCACCATGGGACCCACCGCTCTGGCCAGGGCACCCAGGCTCCGCAGAGTGCCCATGACAGTGCCCTTCTGACCTGGAGAACCTGCGGGGAGAGACCTCATCAGGTGCCTGCCAGTCACCTCTCACCTTGGTGTCCTTGGCCCTGGAAGGACTTACCAAAGCTGGCAACCATGGAGGACAGGCAAGGCACCACGACAGCAGCGGCTGGTGGGGACATTGGAGGCATCTGTCAGCCCAGAGGACAGGGATGGGGCTCCCCCTCCAGCCCTGCAGGGCCACTCACCAAAGGAGTAGAGcagcagccccaggcccagcacgGGCAGTGAGTGTCCCCAGCCAATGAGAAGGAAGGCTGGCACCAGCAGCAGCAGGGCCTGTGGTGGTCACATGGCTTCAAGACCAGCTCTGCTGCCCACCCACAGAACCCAGAGTACCACCTACCACCCACTGGAGGGGAAGCCCCTACCCGCTTGACAGCTGCCACTTCCCCGCCAGGGCTGATTCGCCGAGCGTAGGTGCCCTGGATGGTGGCCATGGTGAGACCGATGAAGAAAAACATCTTGCCCTGCTGCAGGCTGGGAGGCAGAGGGTGAGTCCAGCCCTCAGCCTGGGGGCCTGGAGCCCAAGTGGGGCAGGGGTAGGGCGGAGGGCAGCAGGCTGCTGGGGGGGAACTGAACCCTGAGGCAGGGCGTGCTGAGTGTGACCCACCTGCTAAACTGGAAGTGCTGGTGTGCCAGGAAGCTCAGCGTGTACTCCAGCCCCGAGAACAGGAAGAGGTAGAGGAAGTAGACCAGGCCCAGGCCGCGCAGGCTGCCAAGCTCTGCAGGGCAGCAGGGGGCGCACGTGGGCCTCGGACCAGGCAGCCAAGGTCTGGAAAGCCCTGGTAGGAAGGGCAGGCTCCTTACTGTCTCTGGCAGGTGGGTCCTGGCCTCGAGCAACAGCTGCAAAGCGCAGGAGGGCCACAGGGCTGAGCAGGTCAGCAGCAGCGCGGAAGCCCAGGGCGACCGAGGGTGCCTGCGGGAGTGCGGGAGTTGGAGAGGCCTACCAGCTTAAGGAACAGCACTGCCCCGGCACTGCAGGCCCCAAGACGCCAAAGAGGGCAGCACAGCTCCCTTGGCACCAGACAGTGACACAGACTGAGAGGACATTCCATGGGACCCAACCTCCAGCTTACGCGCTTCTCTGGAGGTAGCGTCTCTGGCAGGAAGCAGAAGATGAAGAGCAGGTTTGAGACTGCGAAGAAGAGGCTGAGCCAGGGTGCCATCTCCACAGACAGGGAGGCACCGAGCATGGGGCCCAGTGTGAAGGCCAAGGAGAAGGCCACTCCAATCACTGCCTGGGGAGAAGGCAATCAGAGCTGGGCAGAGAGgccaaggcccaggcccaggccccctCATCCAGGCCTGTGCACTCACCATGCCTTGGCTGCGGGCTGCAGGTGAGCCCAGGTCAGCAACGATGGCTGTGGAGAGGCTGACGTTCCCCTTGCTGATGCCCCCAATCACCCTGGAGGCCAGAAAGGCCGCGAAGCTCCGGGATGCTGCCCATACTGCATAGGAGGCAACCAGACCCGCCTGGCAGGGCAGGTGGAGTCACTCGTGGCCAGGAGGGGCCGCGAGGGGGGCGAGCAGGCCCAGGCCACGCTCCTTgggccccgccccagcccccgGTGCCCCCGGTGGCAGGAGCGGCCCAGGGCCGCCGGCACCAGTCATCCTTCCAGGGCCAACCGTGGCGAGGAGGGACCCACAGCCACCCTTTTCTTGCCCATGCCCAGCCAAGCCCATCCCGCGGCTGCTGGGTGGGCGGGAGGAGGCCGGGCCACCCCGTGGGCACCTGGTTCGAGAAACGTACCAGGGACAGCAGCATCACTGGGCGCCGCCCCAGGGAGTCGGAGGCGGCCCCGGTGAGCGGCGCGGAGAGGAACTGCAGGAAGGAGAAGGCCGAGCCGATCAGACCTGAGCGACAGGGACAGGTCAGGGGCGGCCCGCGCGCCCGGGCAGGCCTGGGGGTCGCGGAGGGCCGCGGGCCGCCTACCTCCGAACAGCACGCTGTGGTAGCGCTGCTCCGCCGGCACCCCGATGGCCGCGGCGAACCAGTCCACGCCGCGCTGCCACGAGCCGTAGAGCGGGTcctggggacagagcaggggcTGGCTGGGCGGGCGCGCGGGCCGGGCGGGCGGGCGCGGGGCAGGGCGGGCGGGGGTCTCACGTGCGCGCGGCCGTGGCTCTCCAGCAGCCCGGGTAGCAGGGGCAGCAGCAGCGTGAAGGCCAAGAGGTCCAGCAGCAGGCCCAGGAAGAGCACGACCACCACGCGGCGCTCGGGCGCGGGCCGCGGGCGGATGGGCGGGCGCGGGGTGCAGCCGGCGTCCGCCCCCCACCCCATGGCGCCCCGGGCCTGCTGCACCGACCACCGAGGCAGAAGGGCGCGCGGAAACGGACGCGGGACACCGCCCAGACCCCGCCCCTTCCGGCGGCAGGACGCTCCGCCCCCACCGCGCTGCAGCCCGGGTTCTGGGTGACTCTGGGCGTCTTCGTGCATCGCGCAGCGGGACAGCACCGGCGGCTTGGTCCTGTTTCTCGGCGGCCCTCCCGGATGGGGCAGCCGGGTCAACGTCCAGAGCTCACTCAGCTTACAGGGGATGGACTGGAGGCTGCCCAAGGGTCCCGTCTGCGCCTAGGTGGCCGCGAAGGGACCAGCCCGCTCTTCTGGATGTCGCACACCTGGCAAGCCTCCCAGAAGGATCCCAGGTAAGACGCCTGCGTGTGGTCCCACGGGACCGCCTTCCCTCCTGCCAGCCCACGGTGTTCTTGACAATTTTGGCTTGAGCCTGGCATgccactgaagccagatttaaagataggtaggtagttaggtaaatcgggtctaatatgcATAACAGAATGGAGCCCAGGAAAGCAGAGGAAtactggggaaattgaaatgttaatgaagcagcacccagcaaacatggagatgccAATCCAAAAGTCCTTCCTTCCCAGATTACTCCTTAGGcccacctgtcccccaccctctgggccttcccacctacattccatcactgaaagataacagaacagaggacaggaATGCGGGAAAggtgaaagaagaccttagctataaaaaggggaagACATCGcccttccacagattccacctctagggtccccttcttcctccagggagaaaagtcttttctgctgtcctttaataaagccttctcTGGTgctatacttcagcattggggaagcaaggtcTCGTCACCGGTAAACAGTGGTAACACTACCAGGGGTTCCCTGTTGTCCTGTGCACTCCATTCTGAGCCCCAGACCTGCTAGTCCAACAGTGGCCCTGACACTACCTCTTTGTGGTCTCAAAGGCACTCCACAAGTATTCATTCTGGGTTCCAA from Marmota flaviventris isolate mMarFla1 chromosome 7, mMarFla1.hap1, whole genome shotgun sequence encodes the following:
- the Mfsd10 gene encoding major facilitator superfamily domain-containing protein 10 isoform X4, translated to MGWGADAGCTPRPPIRPRPAPERRVVVVLFLGLLLDLLAFTLLLPLLPGLLESHGRAHDPLYGSWQRGVDWFAAAIGVPAEQRYHSVLFGGLIGSAFSFLQFLSAPLTGAASDSLGRRPVMLLSLAGLVASYAVWAASRSFAAFLASRVIGGISKGNVSLSTAIVADLGSPAARSQGMAVIGVAFSLAFTLGPMLGASLSVEMAPWLSLFFAVSNLLFIFCFLPETLPPEKRAPSVALGFRAAADLLSPVALLRFAAVARGQDPPARDKLGSLRGLGLVYFLYLFLFSGLEYTLSFLAHQHFQFSSLQQGKMFFFIGLTMATIQGTYARRISPGGEVAAVKRALLLLVPAFLLIGWGHSLPVLGLGLLLYSFAAAVVVPCLSSMVASFGSPGQKGTVMGTLRSLGALARAVGPMVAASGEGCGTAFSWGVWGSSVLGPRVSLSDSPQCTGWLGPRSASPCARGSSCSPSSSC
- the Mfsd10 gene encoding major facilitator superfamily domain-containing protein 10 isoform X1; amino-acid sequence: MGWGADAGCTPRPPIRPRPAPERRVVVVLFLGLLLDLLAFTLLLPLLPGLLESHGRAHDPLYGSWQRGVDWFAAAIGVPAEQRYHSVLFGGLIGSAFSFLQFLSAPLTGAASDSLGRRPVMLLSLAGLVASYAVWAASRSFAAFLASRVIGGISKGNVSLSTAIVADLGSPAARSQGMAVIGVAFSLAFTLGPMLGASLSVEMAPWLSLFFAVSNLLFIFCFLPETLPPEKRAPSVALGFRAAADLLSPVALLRFAAVARGQDPPARDKLGSLRGLGLVYFLYLFLFSGLEYTLSFLAHQHFQFSSLQQGKMFFFIGLTMATIQGTYARRISPGGEVAAVKRALLLLVPAFLLIGWGHSLPVLGLGLLLYSFAAAVVVPCLSSMVASFGSPGQKGTVMGTLRSLGALARAVGPMVAASVYWLAGAQVCFTVCSGLFLFPFLLLLKLRHPAPILKAE
- the Mfsd10 gene encoding major facilitator superfamily domain-containing protein 10 isoform X2 — translated: MGWGADAGCTPRPPIRPRPAPERRVVVVLFLGLLLDLLAFTLLLPLLPGLLESHGRAHDPLYGSWQRGVDWFAAAIGVPAEQRYHSVLFGGLIGSAFSFLQFLSAPLTGAASDSLGRRPVMLLSLAGLVASYAVWAASRSFAAFLASRVIGGISKGNVSLSTAIVADLGSPAARSQGMAVIGVAFSLAFTLGPMLGASLSVEMAPWLSLFFAVSNLLFIFCFLPETLPPEKRAPSVALGFRAAADLLSPVALLRFAAVARGQDPPARDKLGSLRGLGLVYFLYLFLFSGLEYTLSFLAHQHFQFSSRCCRGALPVLHGCQLWFSRSEGHCHGHSAEPGCPGQSGGSHGGCLSVLAGWGPGLLHRVLGALPVPLPPLAEAETSSAHSQGRVAELRGPHGATLALSGSLDQSPCPQLPALPG
- the Mfsd10 gene encoding major facilitator superfamily domain-containing protein 10 isoform X3, which translates into the protein MGWGADAGCTPRPPIRPRPAPERRVVVVLFLGLLLDLLAFTLLLPLLPGLLESHGRAHDPLYGSWQRGVDWFAAAIGVPAEQRYHSVLFGGLIGSAFSFLQFLSAPLTGAASDSLGRRPVMLLSLAGLVASYAVWAASRSFAAFLASRVIGGISKGNVSLSTAIVADLGSPAARSQGMAVIGVAFSLAFTLGPMLGASLSVEMAPWLSLFFAVSNLLFIFCFLPETLPPEKRAPSVALGFRAAADLLSPVALLRFAAVARGQDPPARDKLGSLRGLGLVYFLYLFLFSGLEYTLSFLAHQHFQFSRPCCCWCQPSFSLAGDTHCPCWAWGCCSTPLPLLSWCLACPPWLPALVLQVRRALSWALCGAWVPWPERWVPWWLPQCTGWLGPRSASPCARGSSCSPSSSC